A window from Cygnus olor isolate bCygOlo1 chromosome 13, bCygOlo1.pri.v2, whole genome shotgun sequence encodes these proteins:
- the TENT5D gene encoding terminal nucleotidyltransferase 5D, with translation MTEDLDHRFSSLTWDQIKILDQVLAEVIPIHGRGNFPTLEVKPKDIIRVVKEQLIEKQITVRDIRLNGSTASHILVKQNGTSYKDLDIIFGVELPSELEFQVVKEAVLNCLLDFLPKCVNKEKITAQTMKDAYVQKMVKVSTDHDRWSLISLSNNSGKNVELKFVNSLRRQFEFSVDSFQIILDSILNVYRETDCKLAEGSHPTVIAESMYGDFNEAMDHLKYKLISTRNPEEIRGGGLLKYSNLLVRDFKPADEAEIKSLERYMCSRFFIDFPDVAEQQRKIESYLRNHFIGEEKSKYDYLMTLRGVVNESTVCLMGHERRQTLNMITILALKVLGEQNIIPNAANVTCYYQPAPYISDRNFSNYYIAHGQPPIIYQPYPFHIQMQSGMV, from the coding sequence ATGACTGAGGACTTAGACCACAGATTCAGTAGTCTCACCTGGGATCAGATTAAAATCCTGGATCAAGTCTTAGCGGAGGTAATACCTATTCACGGGAGAGGGAATTTTCCAACACTGGAAGTAAAACCCAAGGATATAATTCGTGTGGTGAAAGAACAGCTCATCGAAAAGCAAATCACTGTTCGAGATATCCGCCTGAATGGTTCCACAGCTAGCCACATCCTAGTGAAGCAGAATGGAACTAGTTATAAGGACCTAGATATCATTTTTGGGGTGGAACTTCCAAGTGAGCTCGAGTTCCAGGTTGTTAAGGAAGCAGTTCTTAATTGCCTATTGGACTTTTTGCCGAAATGtgttaataaggaaaaaatcacTGCCCAGACCATGAAAGATGCCTACGTGCAGAAAATGGTCAAAGTCTCTACCGACCACGATCGCTGGAGTCTCATCTCGCTGTCAAACAACAGCGGCAAGAATGTAGAGTTAAAGTTTGTCAACTCGCTCAGACGGCAGTTCGAGTTCAGTGTGGACTCCTTCCAAATCATACTGGACTCCATACTAAATGTTTACAGAGAAACAGACTGCAAACTAGCAGAGGGCTCTCACCCCACTGTTATTGCAGAGAGTATGTATGGAGACTTCAATGAAGCAATGGACCATTTAAAGTACAAACTGATCTCCACGAGGAACCCTGAGGAGATCAGAGGAGGCGGCCTTCTGAAGTACAGCAATCTCCTGGTTCGTGACTTCAAGCCAGCAGATGAGGCTGAAATTAAATCTCTGGAACGTTACATGTGCTCCAGATTCTTCATTGATTTTCCAGATGTTGCtgagcagcaaaggaaaattgAGTCATATCTGCGCAACCACTTcattggggaagaaaaaagcaagtatGACTACTTGATGACTCTGCGTGGAGTTGTAAATGAGAGCACAGTCTGTCTCATGGGACACGAACGAAGACAAACTCTGAATATGATTACAATTCTGGCTTTAAAAGTGCTTGGAGAACAAAATATCATCCCAAATGCAGCTAATGTAACATGCTATTATCAGCCTGCTCCATATATCAGTGACAGAAACTTCAGCAATTACTACATTGCTCATGGACAACCGCCTATCATCTACCAGCCGTACCCATTTCACATACAAATGCAAAGCGGCATGGTTTAG